The proteins below are encoded in one region of Bacteroides uniformis:
- a CDS encoding helix-turn-helix domain-containing protein, whose translation MYTDREEFEGWMERIMERFDRTEKLLERVLKKNNTLDGEEVLDNQDLCLLLKVGIRTLQRYRAIGVLPYFTISGKVFYRTKDVHEFIRTRFAEVEERAAKRKEKEARKAERRRKRGLFP comes from the coding sequence ATGTACACGGACAGGGAAGAGTTTGAGGGCTGGATGGAGCGCATCATGGAACGCTTCGACCGGACGGAGAAATTGCTGGAAAGGGTGCTGAAGAAGAACAACACGCTCGACGGCGAGGAGGTGCTGGACAACCAAGACCTGTGCCTGCTGCTGAAGGTGGGCATCCGCACGCTGCAACGCTACCGTGCCATCGGGGTGCTGCCGTACTTCACCATCAGCGGCAAGGTGTTCTACCGCACGAAGGACGTGCACGAGTTCATCCGCACCCGTTTCGCCGAAGTGGAGGAACGGGCTGCGAAACGCAAGGAGAAGGAAGCCCGGAAAGCGGAAAGGCGCAGGAAAAGGGGGCTGTTCCCGTGA
- a CDS encoding dihydrofolate reductase family protein produces MYQSLDGCTVGADKHFDAATDASCCVLIDEETYLRIYLNHLGWPLTAKETLVVTGGCIDLTEKERVQFVTGDAAAELRRIKADGEGTVTAYGAETGALLLDNGLADEIVVTTVPVLVGGGEKALECGLNDGRIWVVRSSKVLEDGKIRTVYGRVCP; encoded by the coding sequence GTGTACCAGTCCCTTGACGGTTGTACGGTCGGAGCGGACAAGCATTTCGATGCGGCGACGGATGCCTCCTGCTGCGTGCTGATCGACGAAGAAACCTACCTGCGCATTTACCTGAACCATCTGGGCTGGCCGCTCACGGCAAAAGAGACTTTGGTCGTGACGGGCGGCTGTATTGACCTGACGGAGAAGGAACGGGTGCAGTTTGTTACAGGGGATGCGGCAGCGGAACTGCGGAGAATAAAAGCGGACGGCGAAGGTACGGTAACGGCTTACGGAGCGGAAACCGGGGCTTTGCTCTTGGATAACGGGCTGGCGGACGAAATCGTGGTGACAACCGTGCCGGTACTGGTCGGCGGCGGTGAGAAGGCACTGGAGTGCGGGCTGAATGACGGCAGGATATGGGTCGTGCGATCGAGCAAGGTATTGGAAGACGGGAAAATCCGGACGGTGTACGGAAGGGTGTGCCCATGA
- a CDS encoding immunity 22 family protein, translated as MSKIMIWVGQFDSEADFEKYMDQSAFRQWWKDYDEDNKELRCQFCKELGVMSYDEDFLIMKFTSDGLAGLLNLIPADTQKISLSMADKNITMANAVICYNCREGISPKKAENTTTMTYLGTFEFELSPEGMQGSNAGLEYMIWIGTTAKSREEFMEYFNQDEYMKEIRDYEEGRTKKRPNPEHRCQFCKDVNIKYYYPEFLTVEIKDEPENPFNLVRMMIDNKLVLDWYIESDIDEYHIKPSNCIVCYIPNGFKDNKRNQKIFIKKKNYDSYETPEKFVNELDSYNGIQYLETYIAE; from the coding sequence ATGAGTAAGATAATGATATGGGTCGGTCAATTCGATTCCGAAGCTGACTTTGAGAAATATATGGATCAATCGGCTTTCCGTCAATGGTGGAAAGATTACGATGAAGACAATAAGGAACTTCGTTGCCAGTTCTGTAAGGAGCTTGGTGTAATGAGCTATGATGAGGATTTTCTTATTATGAAATTCACATCTGACGGCTTGGCAGGATTACTTAACCTTATTCCTGCTGATACCCAAAAGATAAGTCTGTCGATGGCTGATAAAAATATTACAATGGCAAATGCTGTTATCTGCTATAATTGTCGTGAGGGTATATCTCCTAAGAAGGCAGAGAATACCACAACCATGACTTATCTTGGTACGTTTGAGTTTGAACTGTCGCCTGAAGGAATGCAAGGGTCTAATGCTGGATTAGAATATATGATTTGGATTGGCACAACCGCTAAAAGTCGGGAAGAATTTATGGAGTATTTCAATCAAGATGAGTACATGAAAGAAATACGAGATTACGAAGAAGGTCGTACAAAGAAACGTCCCAATCCGGAACATCGCTGTCAGTTCTGTAAAGACGTTAATATAAAGTATTACTATCCAGAATTTCTAACTGTGGAAATTAAGGATGAACCCGAAAATCCTTTTAATCTTGTTAGAATGATGATTGATAACAAACTTGTCCTTGACTGGTATATTGAGTCCGATATTGATGAATACCACATAAAGCCATCAAATTGTATTGTGTGCTATATACCCAATGGTTTCAAGGACAACAAAAGGAATCAAAAAATCTTTATTAAGAAGAAAAATTATGATTCATATGAAACACCTGAAAAATTTGTGAATGAATTAGACAGTTACAACGGTATTCAATATTTGGAAACTTATATTGCAGAATAA
- a CDS encoding immunity 17 family protein: protein MEWLSNIYQNFEGLLSNLAQYIQSNPKVGHLIGIFLLSIWLIGLIFNWKWTYKGNGSYGWNKLLEELGPTTFRFWLGVFITICLLIMIYIYIKV, encoded by the coding sequence ATGGAATGGCTGAGCAACATATATCAGAATTTTGAAGGGCTACTATCAAATTTAGCCCAATATATTCAATCAAATCCTAAAGTAGGTCATTTAATTGGTATATTTTTATTGTCAATTTGGCTCATCGGGCTTATATTCAATTGGAAGTGGACGTATAAGGGGAACGGTTCTTATGGATGGAACAAGTTACTCGAAGAATTAGGTCCTACTACTTTCCGTTTTTGGTTAGGGGTATTTATAACTATCTGTCTATTGATTATGATTTATATTTATATTAAGGTATGA
- a CDS encoding DUF4099 domain-containing protein, whose product MDERPDSSQQLMDILLVMDEKGTLQAVSGVKDGELQTKNPLEDNNDLLRVDRHGDMFSNFFSNLWNQLKDPTRFHFFRVPEEEVQRVAADFRQRESQSVKTGEPLLAQYEVQPPVQAQQQTQAGQQQQPEGVPQQSAGQTEQNPQYKYRPEDIDWNSLAALGVQREQIEGNGMLDQMLRGFQTDKTVRVHFHFDGISHSNDSQLSLKPGTDGRLTVCSHGILDPEKMQKQFFGYDITDSDKQVLRQTGNMGHPATVTNRAGEQVEALVSRNLKTNELVAFPLSKVNIPAEKNGHTFTPDEIARLKQGEAVVCRFLSRAKEGEQPKVYPAPVQFSAAKMQLEFLFGDRGRLAMDAYKANLKQTANQEVPKTFRKQELTEKSRLELEAGGTVKVSGLVDKKGKAYQGYITWKPGEKPAFMFPKDYNAALEEGRVKPAVENEVQVAVNSEGKTVETTRNLKEALQSAQQRPTGEQKQQQERRQEQKEDRKQAQKQEQPDKPKRSRGVRR is encoded by the coding sequence ATGGACGAACGACCGGACAGTAGCCAACAGTTAATGGACATCCTGCTCGTCATGGACGAGAAAGGCACGCTCCAAGCCGTCAGCGGAGTAAAGGACGGCGAGTTACAGACCAAGAACCCCTTGGAGGACAACAACGACCTCCTGCGGGTGGATCGCCACGGCGATATGTTTTCAAATTTCTTTTCCAACCTCTGGAACCAGTTGAAAGACCCGACCCGTTTCCACTTCTTCCGTGTGCCGGAAGAGGAGGTGCAGCGGGTAGCCGCCGATTTTCGGCAACGGGAGAGCCAGTCCGTCAAGACGGGCGAACCGCTCCTCGCACAGTACGAGGTGCAGCCGCCCGTGCAGGCACAGCAGCAGACCCAAGCCGGGCAGCAGCAACAGCCCGAAGGTGTGCCGCAGCAGTCCGCCGGGCAGACCGAACAGAACCCGCAGTACAAGTACCGCCCGGAGGACATCGACTGGAACAGCCTCGCCGCACTCGGCGTGCAGCGGGAGCAGATTGAGGGCAACGGGATGCTTGACCAGATGCTCCGGGGCTTCCAGACCGACAAGACCGTCCGGGTGCATTTCCACTTCGACGGCATCTCGCACAGTAACGACAGCCAGCTTTCGCTCAAGCCCGGCACGGACGGCAGGCTGACCGTGTGCAGCCACGGCATCCTCGACCCGGAGAAGATGCAGAAGCAGTTCTTCGGCTACGACATCACCGACTCCGACAAGCAGGTGCTCCGGCAGACGGGCAACATGGGACACCCGGCGACCGTCACCAACCGGGCGGGCGAACAGGTCGAAGCTCTTGTCAGCCGCAACCTCAAGACCAACGAGCTGGTCGCCTTCCCGCTCTCCAAGGTCAATATCCCGGCGGAGAAGAACGGGCATACCTTCACCCCGGACGAGATAGCCCGGCTCAAACAGGGCGAGGCGGTGGTCTGCCGGTTCCTTTCCAGAGCCAAGGAGGGGGAGCAGCCCAAAGTTTACCCGGCTCCCGTGCAGTTCAGCGCAGCCAAGATGCAGCTCGAATTTCTCTTCGGCGACCGGGGCAGGCTGGCGATGGATGCGTACAAGGCGAACCTGAAACAGACCGCCAATCAGGAGGTGCCGAAGACTTTCCGCAAGCAGGAGCTTACCGAGAAGTCCCGCCTCGAACTCGAAGCCGGGGGAACGGTCAAGGTCTCCGGTCTGGTGGACAAGAAAGGAAAAGCCTACCAAGGCTACATCACATGGAAGCCCGGCGAGAAGCCCGCCTTCATGTTCCCCAAGGACTACAATGCGGCGCTCGAAGAGGGGCGTGTCAAGCCCGCCGTGGAGAACGAGGTGCAGGTGGCGGTCAATTCCGAGGGCAAGACCGTCGAGACAACCCGCAACCTGAAAGAAGCCCTGCAATCCGCACAGCAGCGACCCACCGGGGAACAGAAACAGCAGCAGGAGCGCAGGCAGGAGCAGAAAGAGGACCGGAAACAGGCACAGAAGCAGGAGCAGCCCGACAAGCCCAAGCGCAGCCGGGGTGTCCGCCGCTGA
- a CDS encoding type II toxin-antitoxin system RnlA family toxin, whose translation MATKKYSLAIEKIDEVAKEFVAARPAYTLHIKECNQGKQKQIEIINIKNQEKSTLNCFITGGQVSHNIQGKNGTLNGICKDCWEYIVKQTAIPDMDQKCFKLKGVRSDDFDTLISAVKEYNNVVVSEVNTDKNPNIRNQYHLKGKYDAKVSVIFYNNGTLMVQGCITSFYVEFITEVLQAISSIPSEAIEEVFAIQARAGYALDNDLSKYIGNREHIDGSVIENFINTSINLANSAVKVDDYGCYTFGILKALDAVLRTRLLEDAPDFDEYGTYFQKNNSGAYCFKSGIGTYDNNLHLKQALERGYSFFNQHRHSTFHVDSFNVETSRTLEYDEAVNIIKDCLVIINNICNNW comes from the coding sequence ATGGCGACTAAAAAATACTCTCTGGCTATTGAGAAAATAGATGAAGTGGCAAAAGAATTTGTTGCTGCCCGCCCTGCTTATACGCTTCACATAAAGGAATGTAACCAAGGAAAGCAAAAGCAGATAGAGATTATCAATATAAAAAATCAGGAAAAAAGCACATTAAATTGTTTTATTACTGGTGGACAAGTTTCTCATAATATACAAGGCAAGAATGGAACTTTGAATGGAATTTGCAAGGATTGTTGGGAGTATATTGTAAAACAGACTGCGATACCGGATATGGATCAAAAATGCTTCAAATTGAAAGGTGTAAGGAGCGATGATTTTGATACATTGATTTCAGCGGTAAAAGAATATAATAATGTCGTTGTTTCCGAAGTAAACACGGATAAGAATCCGAACATCCGGAACCAATATCATCTGAAAGGGAAATACGATGCCAAGGTTTCTGTTATCTTTTATAATAACGGAACATTAATGGTACAAGGATGTATCACATCATTTTATGTGGAATTTATAACCGAAGTGTTGCAAGCTATATCTTCCATTCCTTCCGAAGCTATAGAAGAAGTGTTTGCTATCCAAGCACGTGCCGGCTATGCATTAGACAACGACCTTAGCAAGTATATTGGAAACAGAGAGCATATTGATGGAAGTGTGATAGAAAACTTTATCAATACTTCAATCAATTTGGCTAACTCTGCGGTTAAGGTGGATGATTATGGATGTTATACATTTGGCATTTTGAAAGCGTTAGATGCGGTATTGCGCACTCGTCTTTTGGAAGATGCGCCTGATTTTGACGAATACGGGACATATTTTCAGAAAAATAATAGTGGGGCGTATTGCTTTAAAAGTGGTATCGGAACGTATGACAACAATCTGCATTTGAAGCAGGCTTTGGAACGAGGATATTCATTCTTCAATCAACATAGGCACTCGACATTCCATGTGGACAGTTTTAATGTGGAAACAAGTAGAACCCTTGAATACGATGAAGCCGTAAACATTATTAAGGACTGCCTTGTTATTATTAATAATATATGTAATAATTGGTAA
- a CDS encoding tyrosine-type recombinase/integrase has translation MRMKVYQSKPRIKLSPAIRDGQKYVEVEFDEDDAIRLSLSKEKGVRFEEDRAYLPEEGFDLSGFFDRHVETAYIDYSALKNTQPKKSGKTSPAIPPGYAETLRQLRYSEHTVRAYTTYFKEFQQYFAGRNLRYIRLEEINAYIVHLIDTRGISSCQQNLRINSIKFYFEKVLGLERKCYEVKRAKRERTLPDVLSKEEIKSILDATGPDIRLFCMFSLLYSAGLRISELLDLKPHDINVSRSLIRVRQGKGRKDRYTLLSKPLVRKLTEYAKLYKPQEWLFERYKGEPFTESIVSKKLKEAAKEAGITKRVYPHLLRHSFATHLIEQGTDLKIVKELLGHNQLKTTEMYVHISDTFKSSIRTPLDDILESDNEIVK, from the coding sequence ATGCGTATGAAAGTCTATCAGAGCAAACCGAGAATAAAACTTTCACCTGCCATCCGTGACGGGCAGAAATACGTGGAAGTGGAGTTCGACGAGGACGATGCCATCCGGCTGTCGTTGTCGAAAGAGAAGGGCGTGCGGTTCGAGGAGGACAGAGCCTACCTGCCGGAAGAAGGGTTCGACCTGTCCGGCTTTTTCGACCGCCATGTGGAAACGGCGTATATTGACTACTCCGCCCTGAAAAACACCCAGCCCAAGAAGAGCGGAAAAACCAGCCCCGCCATCCCGCCCGGCTATGCCGAGACGCTGCGGCAACTGCGGTACAGCGAGCATACCGTCCGTGCGTACACCACTTACTTCAAGGAGTTCCAGCAATACTTTGCGGGAAGAAATCTCCGCTACATCCGACTGGAAGAAATCAACGCCTACATCGTACACCTGATTGACACACGGGGGATCTCGTCGTGCCAGCAGAACCTGCGCATCAACTCGATCAAGTTTTATTTCGAGAAGGTGCTGGGATTGGAACGGAAATGTTACGAGGTAAAGCGAGCCAAACGGGAACGGACGCTGCCCGACGTGCTGAGCAAGGAGGAGATAAAATCCATCCTTGACGCAACCGGTCCGGACATCCGGCTGTTCTGCATGTTCTCTCTGCTCTACTCCGCCGGGTTGAGAATCAGCGAGCTGCTGGACTTGAAGCCACACGACATCAACGTGAGCCGTTCGCTGATACGGGTACGGCAGGGCAAAGGGAGGAAAGACCGCTACACGCTGCTGTCGAAGCCCCTTGTCAGGAAGCTGACCGAGTACGCCAAGCTGTACAAGCCGCAGGAATGGCTGTTCGAGCGGTACAAGGGCGAACCGTTCACGGAGAGCATCGTGTCGAAGAAGCTGAAAGAGGCGGCGAAGGAAGCCGGAATAACCAAGCGGGTGTACCCCCACCTGTTGCGGCACTCGTTCGCCACGCATCTGATCGAGCAAGGCACGGACTTGAAAATCGTGAAAGAGCTGTTGGGGCACAACCAACTGAAAACGACGGAAATGTACGTGCATATATCCGACACTTTCAAGAGCAGCATCCGCACTCCATTGGATGATATTCTTGAAAGTGATAATGAGATAGTTAAATAA
- a CDS encoding type IA DNA topoisomerase, producing the protein MITAVIAEKPSVAKDIANVLNVRERHDGYLSGNGYLVTWAFGHLVQLAMPEAYGYAGFRRENLPILPQEFKYIPRQIREGKEYKPDPGVLKQLKVIKEVFDRSDRIVVATDAGREGEAIHRYIYNYLGCRKPCLRLWISSLTDRAIREGLDNLKPGSDYDNLYRAAEARAIADWEIGLNATQALSIAAGQGIYSLGRVQTPTLMMICSRYLENRDFTPQTYFRLKVTAEKDGTPFAAISELRYETLPAANAALAAVTATGTVEVADVQRREVSQEPPFLYDLTALQKEANGRYGFSADKTLSVAQSLYEKKVLSYPRTGSRYLSDDVFDEIPDRIALLERYPAFAAHAAALKGASLNRRSVDAGKVTDHHALIITECLPGELSADERTVYDMVAARLLEAFSARCLKDVTTVSFTAGNSVFTAKGTVVRSAGWRAVRGERDEDDEGTAALPPLQPGESFPLQSAECVEKQTKPRPLHTESSLLSAMEHCGRELQDDELRDSLKGNGIGTPATRASIIETLFARNYVRREKKSLVPTDKGLAVYQIVKDKRIADVEMTGQWETALAKIEIGEMNPDTFRKGIEIYAAQITEELLQVQVSVADGGHIPCPKCRSGRILLYPKVAKCSNVDCGLTVFRGKGEKQLTDSQITDLVTKGKTSLIKGFRSREGKPFDAYLTFDKDFRTVYGFPPRTDKPKGKERRR; encoded by the coding sequence ATGATTACAGCAGTCATCGCTGAAAAACCTTCCGTAGCGAAGGATATAGCAAACGTGTTGAATGTCCGGGAGCGGCACGATGGCTACCTCTCAGGTAACGGCTACCTCGTTACCTGGGCGTTCGGCCATCTCGTCCAGCTCGCCATGCCCGAAGCATACGGCTATGCGGGCTTCCGGCGTGAGAACCTGCCCATTCTGCCGCAGGAGTTCAAGTACATCCCCCGCCAGATACGGGAGGGCAAGGAGTACAAGCCCGACCCCGGCGTGCTCAAACAGTTGAAGGTCATCAAAGAGGTTTTCGACCGTTCCGACCGTATCGTCGTGGCGACCGATGCCGGGCGTGAGGGCGAAGCCATTCATCGGTACATCTACAATTACCTTGGCTGCCGCAAACCCTGCCTGCGCCTCTGGATCTCCTCGCTGACCGACCGTGCCATCCGGGAAGGGCTGGACAACCTCAAGCCCGGCAGCGACTACGACAACCTCTACCGTGCCGCCGAAGCCCGTGCCATCGCCGACTGGGAGATTGGGCTGAACGCCACCCAAGCTCTCAGCATCGCCGCCGGGCAGGGTATCTACTCCCTCGGACGGGTGCAGACGCCCACCTTGATGATGATCTGCTCCCGTTATCTGGAGAACAGGGATTTTACCCCGCAGACCTATTTCCGGCTGAAGGTTACGGCGGAAAAGGACGGCACGCCCTTCGCCGCCATCTCCGAATTGCGTTACGAAACCCTTCCGGCGGCAAACGCCGCCCTCGCCGCTGTAACCGCAACGGGGACGGTGGAGGTTGCCGACGTGCAGCGCAGGGAGGTGAGCCAAGAGCCTCCCTTCCTCTATGACCTGACCGCCTTGCAGAAAGAGGCGAACGGCAGGTACGGCTTCTCGGCGGACAAGACCCTCTCCGTCGCCCAGTCGCTTTACGAGAAGAAGGTGTTGAGCTACCCCCGTACCGGCTCCCGCTACCTCTCGGACGATGTGTTCGACGAGATACCCGACCGCATCGCCCTGCTGGAGCGGTACCCGGCTTTCGCCGCCCATGCCGCCGCCCTGAAAGGGGCTTCGCTCAACCGCCGCAGCGTGGACGCTGGGAAAGTTACCGACCACCATGCGCTCATCATCACCGAGTGTCTGCCCGGCGAGCTGTCCGCCGACGAGCGCACGGTGTACGACATGGTAGCCGCCCGCCTGCTCGAAGCCTTCTCCGCCCGTTGCCTCAAGGACGTTACCACCGTCTCCTTCACGGCGGGGAACAGCGTGTTCACCGCCAAGGGAACGGTCGTCAGGTCTGCCGGATGGCGTGCCGTGCGTGGCGAGCGGGACGAGGACGACGAGGGAACAGCCGCTTTGCCGCCCTTGCAGCCCGGCGAGTCTTTTCCCCTGCAATCGGCGGAGTGCGTGGAGAAACAGACCAAGCCCCGTCCCCTGCACACCGAGAGCAGCCTGCTTTCGGCGATGGAGCATTGCGGCAGGGAGTTGCAGGACGACGAGCTGCGGGACAGCCTGAAAGGAAACGGTATCGGCACGCCCGCCACCCGTGCCTCCATCATCGAGACCCTCTTTGCCCGTAACTACGTGCGCCGGGAGAAGAAGAGCCTCGTGCCGACCGACAAGGGGCTTGCCGTGTATCAGATAGTGAAGGACAAGCGCATCGCCGATGTCGAGATGACCGGGCAGTGGGAGACCGCCCTCGCCAAGATCGAGATCGGGGAGATGAATCCCGACACCTTCCGCAAGGGCATCGAGATCTATGCCGCCCAGATTACCGAAGAACTCCTGCAAGTGCAGGTATCGGTGGCGGACGGCGGACATATCCCGTGCCCCAAGTGCCGTTCCGGTCGCATCCTCCTTTACCCGAAGGTCGCCAAGTGCAGCAACGTCGATTGTGGGCTTACCGTCTTCCGTGGCAAGGGGGAGAAGCAACTCACCGACAGCCAGATTACCGACCTTGTAACCAAAGGCAAAACATCCCTTATCAAAGGCTTCAGGAGCAGGGAGGGCAAGCCCTTCGATGCGTACCTCACCTTCGACAAGGACTTCCGCACCGTGTACGGGTTCCCGCCCCGCACGGACAAGCCCAAAGGAAAGGAGCGCAGGCGATGA
- a CDS encoding DUF2750 domain-containing protein: MRNSKIDNVINLTASERYDYFIRKVADFEEVWGLKDAEGWALMGSEEQVLFPIWSEKEFAELCKWDNYQPTPIPLDDFMEKLLPKLEKDSVMLAVFPLTQGKGIIRKVQEVKSDIEQECEQYE; encoded by the coding sequence ATGAGAAATAGTAAAATTGATAATGTGATAAATCTGACGGCATCGGAAAGATATGATTACTTCATCCGTAAAGTTGCAGATTTTGAAGAAGTCTGGGGCTTAAAGGATGCAGAAGGATGGGCTTTAATGGGAAGTGAAGAACAAGTATTGTTTCCAATATGGAGTGAAAAGGAATTTGCTGAATTGTGTAAATGGGATAATTATCAGCCAACTCCAATTCCTCTTGATGACTTCATGGAAAAATTGCTGCCTAAGTTAGAGAAAGACAGTGTTATGTTGGCTGTATTCCCTTTAACACAAGGAAAAGGTATTATTCGTAAAGTTCAAGAGGTAAAATCTGATATAGAACAAGAATGTGAACAATATGAATAA
- a CDS encoding type II toxin-antitoxin system RnlB family antitoxin produces the protein MENKEFQIIPLQGRSLLVVILSSEMTNYYWKELQTELANLNIADAEVYFDFLYRNGLKNRFFKSKLKGMMLISNSLRKCEAPKEYIKVADTFFASHSKWIDSSVLSSFQKIFYKKRIIDTQSLPTAL, from the coding sequence ATGGAAAATAAAGAATTTCAAATAATCCCCTTGCAAGGACGGAGCTTGTTAGTGGTTATTTTATCGTCAGAAATGACGAACTACTACTGGAAAGAGCTTCAGACTGAATTGGCAAATCTCAACATTGCCGATGCAGAGGTCTATTTTGATTTTCTGTACCGCAATGGATTAAAAAATAGATTCTTTAAGTCTAAACTTAAAGGGATGATGTTAATTTCCAATTCATTGAGAAAATGTGAAGCTCCCAAAGAATATATCAAGGTTGCCGATACTTTTTTTGCTTCACATTCTAAATGGATTGACAGTAGTGTATTGTCTTCTTTCCAAAAAATCTTTTATAAAAAGAGAATTATTGACACTCAGTCATTGCCAACGGCATTGTAA
- the ltrA gene encoding group II intron reverse transcriptase/maturase, with protein sequence MNETKTSCAPADSRNLTWDGMDWSKCEAYVRKLQARIVKAQKEGRHNKVKALQWMLTHSFYAKALAVKRVTSNKGKKTSGVDKQLWDSPKRKYKAIGELKRRGYNPQPLRRVHIKKKNGKLRPLGIPTMKDRAMQALYLMALEPIAETTGDRFSYGFRKKRRTMDAIRQIDTVLNRQHSPEWILEGDIKGCFDHISHDWLLNHIPMDKTILRKWLKCGAVFNGKLFPTEEGTPQGGIISPTLANIALDGLQPLLAERFKRLWRNNKTFHYKVNLIRYADDFIITGRDKELLENEVKPIVIEFLKERGLTLSEEKTTITNIYDGFDFLGFNVRKFGKRLYTSPSKDAQKRFRAKIGDIVKGHKMCKQESLIRMLNPVITGWGNYYRYGASTDAFHGCDNHIYNLTKKWALRRHPKKRKSWVADKYWHEIRGRKWTFAWKYETKSKKVNYLTLKRLSDIHYTPYKQIKGEANPFDPEYDDYFFQRKEQQMLESLKGRKSLLYLWNKQNRICPLCGKEIDCTKAWNVNEISVGGSIVRQLVHNNCYKRNKRKC encoded by the coding sequence ATGAACGAAACTAAAACATCGTGTGCGCCTGCTGATAGTAGGAATCTAACTTGGGACGGCATGGACTGGTCCAAGTGTGAAGCCTATGTCCGAAAGCTACAAGCGCGTATTGTAAAGGCTCAAAAGGAAGGCAGACATAACAAGGTGAAAGCCTTGCAGTGGATGCTGACCCACTCTTTTTACGCCAAGGCATTGGCGGTAAAGAGGGTTACTTCCAACAAAGGGAAGAAAACGTCTGGAGTAGATAAACAGCTTTGGGATTCTCCCAAGCGCAAGTACAAAGCAATCGGTGAACTGAAACGTCGTGGTTACAATCCGCAGCCGCTTCGTAGGGTTCACATCAAGAAAAAGAACGGTAAACTCCGACCGTTGGGAATACCGACAATGAAAGACAGGGCGATGCAGGCATTATATCTCATGGCATTGGAACCGATAGCCGAAACGACAGGCGACCGCTTTTCTTATGGTTTCCGCAAGAAACGCAGGACAATGGACGCTATCCGTCAGATTGATACGGTTCTAAACCGCCAGCATTCCCCCGAATGGATTTTGGAGGGAGACATTAAAGGCTGCTTCGACCATATCAGCCACGACTGGCTTCTTAATCATATCCCTATGGATAAGACGATACTCAGAAAATGGCTGAAATGTGGAGCTGTATTCAATGGCAAACTATTCCCGACAGAAGAGGGTACACCACAAGGAGGTATCATATCACCGACACTTGCAAATATAGCACTTGACGGACTTCAACCACTCTTGGCTGAAAGATTCAAAAGATTATGGCGCAACAATAAGACATTCCACTACAAGGTAAACCTTATTCGTTATGCGGATGACTTTATAATCACAGGTCGAGATAAGGAGCTATTGGAAAACGAAGTCAAACCTATCGTGATAGAATTTCTCAAAGAAAGAGGGCTGACCTTATCCGAAGAGAAAACTACCATTACGAACATATACGACGGTTTTGATTTCTTAGGTTTCAATGTGAGGAAGTTTGGCAAAAGGCTATACACATCCCCGTCCAAAGATGCACAGAAACGCTTCAGGGCAAAAATCGGTGACATCGTTAAAGGACATAAAATGTGTAAGCAGGAATCGCTGATACGAATGCTTAATCCTGTAATCACAGGTTGGGGCAACTATTACCGATATGGTGCATCAACCGATGCTTTTCATGGTTGTGACAATCACATTTACAATCTCACGAAGAAATGGGCTTTACGTCGCCATCCAAAGAAACGCAAGTCTTGGGTTGCAGACAAATATTGGCATGAAATTCGGGGGCGTAAATGGACGTTTGCATGGAAATATGAAACCAAGAGCAAGAAAGTGAACTACCTGACCCTTAAAAGGTTGTCGGATATACATTATACCCCGTACAAGCAAATCAAAGGTGAGGCAAACCCTTTCGACCCGGAATACGATGATTATTTCTTTCAGCGAAAGGAGCAACAAATGCTGGAATCTCTCAAGGGACGTAAGTCTCTCTTATATTTATGGAACAAGCAGAACCGGATTTGTCCGTTATGCGGCAAGGAAATAGATTGTACAAAAGCATGGAACGTCAACGAAATATCTGTTGGTGGTTCGATTGTACGGCAACTTGTCCACAACAACTGCTACAAGCGAAATAAACGAAAATGTTGA